In Halobacteriovorax marinus SJ, the following proteins share a genomic window:
- the infB gene encoding translation initiation factor IF-2 yields MKIFELAKELNKGALDLVEELKNKGFSVRNHMTVLSDEEVKQVMAEYNSAEEEKKASSSKTKKKVVKKKTTKKKVVKKAAAAKADSSEEPASEETETKKKTVVRRKSVIRKKSSGDSEPKEVKPAVVEVKEETPEPKVEEKVETPVEEVAASAPEVEEKKPEEKSDSGFGLRVVSTEHVKTKEEIEKEKAEAKAKKEAAEKAKQEAADAPHRFTPVYIPPEKKGEEGSSESSDDKKVSKGRMGALASMMSGKKNVNKSQALTQERADTELKSYALGGTIGRPVYSTVKRKKTYSGPTKDTEITEVKESKRVVKLHDGATSDQLAKKLKVKLKDMIDKCLDINLLIKSGDYIGIQLANEIAALYDYRAENVAFDEDKVIGKEQLSDEDKSKLPLRNPIIAIMGHVDHGKTTLLDHIRNAKVVNEEAGGITQHIGAYSVKAGKSTLTFLDTPGHAAFASMRQRGADVTDLVVLVVAADDGVMPQTRESVKYCNNAGVPIIVAVNKMDKEGINPDRIKSELADIGITPEEWGGDTQFVPISALKGDGVDDLLESIALQTEMLELRASDKGNVEGVVIESKIEHGRGPVATILVQSGTLKKGDSLVVGETFGRARSLTDHLGKQLSKAGPSTPVQILGLDEAPSPGASVDVVKNEREAKKIVANRVAERKKLEETPKAKVSLEDFFAMAADDGKETKELNLIVRSDVQGSFEAIKQAVLALSNSEVEVRVIAGGVGAINDNDVNLADSSGAFILGFNMRPNTTARRLAEEKSIDIKTYSIIYELINDVTLAIEGMLDPDTVEEFIGRAEVKDTFVVPKIGTIAGSSVIDGKIKVGCNIRLLRNGKIMFDGKMSSLKRFKDDVKEVKNGFECGIGLEGYTDIKVNDQFEAYMLVEKKRTLDDVAKEEKLAAEAAELAALEAEEASMEARD; encoded by the coding sequence ATGAAAATATTTGAATTGGCGAAAGAATTGAATAAAGGTGCTTTAGATTTAGTTGAAGAACTGAAGAATAAAGGCTTTTCTGTTCGTAACCATATGACTGTTCTTTCTGATGAAGAAGTAAAGCAAGTTATGGCCGAATATAATTCTGCTGAAGAAGAGAAGAAAGCCTCTAGCTCTAAGACTAAGAAGAAGGTTGTTAAAAAGAAAACTACTAAGAAGAAAGTTGTTAAAAAAGCAGCAGCTGCGAAAGCAGATAGTAGTGAAGAACCTGCTTCTGAGGAAACTGAAACTAAGAAAAAGACTGTCGTTCGAAGAAAGAGCGTTATTCGCAAGAAGAGCTCAGGGGACTCCGAACCAAAGGAAGTTAAGCCTGCAGTAGTTGAGGTTAAAGAAGAAACACCAGAACCAAAAGTTGAAGAGAAAGTTGAAACTCCTGTTGAGGAAGTTGCAGCTTCTGCGCCTGAGGTTGAAGAGAAGAAGCCTGAAGAGAAATCTGATAGTGGCTTTGGACTGAGAGTTGTTTCTACTGAACACGTAAAAACTAAAGAGGAAATCGAGAAGGAAAAAGCTGAAGCTAAGGCCAAGAAAGAGGCCGCTGAAAAAGCTAAGCAAGAAGCCGCAGATGCACCTCATAGGTTCACACCAGTCTATATTCCACCTGAGAAAAAGGGAGAGGAAGGATCTTCAGAATCAAGTGATGATAAGAAAGTCTCTAAAGGTAGAATGGGTGCGCTTGCATCGATGATGTCTGGTAAGAAGAACGTTAACAAGTCTCAGGCCCTTACTCAAGAAAGAGCAGATACAGAACTAAAGAGTTACGCTCTTGGCGGAACTATAGGTCGTCCTGTTTACTCTACGGTTAAGAGAAAGAAGACTTACTCAGGTCCAACTAAAGATACTGAGATTACGGAAGTTAAGGAATCAAAGAGAGTAGTAAAGCTACACGACGGTGCTACTTCCGATCAGTTAGCGAAGAAATTAAAAGTTAAATTAAAAGATATGATTGATAAGTGTTTAGATATTAACTTACTTATCAAGTCTGGAGACTACATTGGTATTCAATTAGCAAATGAGATCGCAGCTCTCTATGATTATAGAGCTGAGAACGTTGCTTTTGATGAAGATAAAGTTATTGGTAAAGAACAATTAAGTGATGAAGATAAGTCTAAGCTTCCACTGAGAAACCCAATCATTGCGATTATGGGTCACGTTGATCATGGTAAGACAACTCTTCTTGATCATATCAGAAACGCAAAGGTTGTTAATGAAGAAGCCGGAGGGATCACTCAGCATATTGGTGCTTATTCAGTTAAGGCCGGTAAGAGTACGCTGACATTCTTAGATACTCCTGGTCACGCGGCTTTTGCTTCTATGAGACAGCGTGGTGCTGATGTAACTGACCTTGTTGTTCTTGTTGTTGCTGCAGATGATGGTGTAATGCCTCAGACGAGAGAGTCTGTTAAGTATTGTAATAATGCTGGTGTTCCAATTATCGTAGCTGTTAACAAAATGGATAAAGAAGGTATTAACCCTGATAGAATTAAATCAGAGTTAGCCGATATTGGAATCACTCCTGAAGAATGGGGTGGGGATACACAATTTGTTCCTATCTCTGCTCTTAAAGGTGACGGTGTTGATGATCTTCTAGAATCAATTGCCCTACAGACTGAAATGTTAGAGCTTAGAGCTAGTGACAAAGGTAATGTAGAAGGTGTTGTTATTGAATCTAAGATCGAACACGGAAGAGGTCCAGTAGCGACAATTCTTGTACAATCTGGAACTCTTAAGAAAGGTGACTCACTAGTAGTAGGAGAAACTTTTGGTAGAGCGAGAAGCTTAACAGATCACCTTGGTAAGCAATTATCTAAGGCGGGTCCTTCGACACCTGTTCAGATTCTAGGTCTCGATGAAGCTCCATCTCCAGGTGCATCTGTAGATGTTGTAAAGAATGAAAGAGAAGCCAAGAAAATTGTTGCCAATAGAGTTGCTGAGAGAAAGAAACTTGAAGAAACTCCTAAAGCAAAAGTTTCACTTGAAGACTTCTTTGCTATGGCCGCTGATGACGGAAAAGAGACTAAAGAACTTAATCTTATCGTTAGATCTGATGTTCAAGGTTCTTTTGAAGCGATTAAGCAAGCTGTTCTTGCTCTTTCTAACTCAGAAGTTGAAGTTAGAGTTATTGCTGGTGGTGTAGGTGCTATCAATGATAACGATGTTAACTTAGCTGACTCTTCTGGAGCGTTTATTTTAGGATTCAATATGAGACCTAATACAACTGCGAGAAGATTAGCTGAAGAGAAATCAATCGATATTAAAACATATTCAATCATCTATGAGCTTATCAATGATGTAACTCTTGCTATCGAAGGGATGCTTGATCCTGATACTGTTGAAGAATTCATCGGTAGAGCAGAAGTTAAAGATACATTTGTTGTTCCAAAAATTGGAACGATCGCTGGATCTTCAGTTATTGATGGTAAAATTAAAGTTGGTTGTAATATCCGTCTTCTTAGAAATGGGAAGATTATGTTTGACGGAAAAATGTCTTCTCTTAAGAGATTTAAGGATGATGTTAAAGAAGTTAAAAATGGATTTGAGTGTGGTATCGGTCTTGAGGGATATACTGACATTAAAGTTAACGATCAATTCGAAGCTTATATGTTAGTTGAGAAGAAGAGAACTTTAGACGATGTGGCCAAAGAAGAAAAGCTTGCGGCTGAAGCAGCTGAATTAGCAGCACTTGAAGCGGAAGAAGCTTCAATGGAAGCAAGGGATTAA
- the nusA gene encoding transcription termination factor NusA, with translation MFSELGRVIETLGKERGIEKDIVVKAVEQAFLVTARKKYGIQGEYETRYNDGDDDIEIYQYKNVVDEVRDPIVEITLADAKELDEEVEIGDQIGIKIENPNFSRVDVQTARQIIFQKVRDAEREILFAEFKHKEGELVTGIARRYERGNIVVDLGKADAVLSRREVIPGENFKPGDRIQAFLTEVVMTNRGPEIRLSRTSPLFLVKLFELEVPEIQDGTIEIKSAAREPGQRAKIAVTSVDKDIDPVGACVGMKGSRVQNVVNELQGEKIDIVKWADDVDTFARAALAPSEITNIQIDHEDHTMDVVVEEDQLSLAIGRRGQNVRLAAMLSGYKINIISKTKLQERIQKSVANLVQISSITDTLAQVMVQNGIQAIGDIAAADATELAELLEVDAEQATGIINDTIAAIDAGNIQLQADEEEELVSASAVPAYHGIINKEQSDDESQDKFSDAERRLREELAAFKLK, from the coding sequence ATGTTTTCTGAACTAGGTAGGGTAATTGAAACTCTCGGTAAAGAAAGAGGGATTGAAAAAGATATCGTTGTAAAAGCGGTAGAACAAGCTTTCTTAGTAACTGCTAGAAAAAAGTACGGAATTCAAGGTGAGTACGAAACTAGATATAATGATGGTGATGATGATATTGAAATCTACCAATATAAGAACGTTGTAGATGAAGTAAGAGATCCAATTGTTGAGATCACGCTTGCTGATGCAAAAGAACTAGATGAAGAAGTTGAGATTGGTGATCAGATTGGTATCAAGATTGAAAACCCTAACTTCTCTAGAGTTGATGTTCAAACTGCTCGTCAAATTATCTTCCAAAAAGTTAGAGACGCTGAAAGAGAGATTCTCTTTGCTGAATTTAAGCATAAAGAAGGTGAGCTTGTTACGGGTATCGCTAGAAGATACGAGAGAGGGAATATTGTAGTTGACCTTGGTAAGGCCGATGCAGTTCTTTCTAGAAGAGAAGTTATCCCTGGTGAGAACTTCAAGCCTGGTGATAGAATTCAGGCCTTCTTAACTGAAGTTGTTATGACGAATAGAGGACCTGAGATCCGTTTATCAAGAACATCTCCGCTCTTTCTTGTTAAATTATTTGAACTTGAAGTTCCAGAAATTCAAGATGGAACAATTGAAATTAAGTCAGCAGCTAGAGAGCCTGGTCAAAGAGCTAAGATTGCTGTGACTTCAGTTGATAAAGATATTGACCCAGTTGGTGCTTGTGTTGGTATGAAGGGTTCTAGAGTTCAAAACGTTGTTAATGAGTTACAGGGTGAGAAAATTGATATTGTTAAGTGGGCCGATGATGTAGATACATTTGCTAGAGCTGCACTTGCACCATCTGAGATCACTAATATTCAAATTGATCACGAAGACCATACGATGGATGTTGTTGTTGAAGAAGATCAGCTTTCACTCGCTATTGGTAGAAGAGGTCAAAACGTTAGACTGGCAGCTATGTTAAGTGGATATAAGATTAATATCATATCTAAAACTAAGCTTCAGGAAAGAATTCAGAAGTCTGTTGCGAACCTTGTTCAAATTTCTTCAATCACTGATACATTGGCCCAGGTTATGGTTCAAAATGGTATTCAGGCGATTGGTGATATTGCTGCGGCAGATGCCACTGAGTTAGCAGAGCTACTTGAAGTAGATGCTGAACAAGCAACTGGAATTATCAATGATACTATCGCTGCTATCGACGCTGGTAATATTCAGCTTCAAGCTGACGAGGAAGAAGAGCTGGTTTCAGCTTCTGCAGTTCCTGCGTATCATGGAATTATTAATAAAGAACAATCTGATGATGAATCACAAGATAAGTTCTCTGATGCTGAAAGAAGACTCCGTGAAGAGTTAGCAGCATTTAAACTTAAGTAA
- a CDS encoding ribosome maturation factor RimP — translation MVLKAESTGVEKKFYELCSRLCEELGLEIYDLDYLKGSHTLRVFIMNPETKTAVLEECSKLDRALTPYIEEEEWMPSELTLEVSSPGMFRHLSKIEHFEMSLEEDIQFTIRARLTQDLFPGIPKSLQGERKILGKLLKVTEETITVLSHDYELTLKYEDIKKANLEPELNLE, via the coding sequence ATGGTTTTAAAAGCTGAAAGCACAGGCGTTGAAAAGAAGTTCTACGAGCTATGTTCAAGACTTTGTGAAGAATTAGGTTTAGAGATTTACGATCTAGACTACTTGAAAGGTTCGCATACTTTGCGAGTCTTTATTATGAATCCTGAGACTAAGACTGCTGTTCTTGAAGAATGTTCTAAGCTCGATAGGGCGTTAACTCCCTATATAGAGGAAGAAGAGTGGATGCCTAGTGAACTCACTCTCGAAGTATCTTCTCCAGGGATGTTTAGGCACTTAAGCAAGATCGAACATTTTGAAATGTCACTTGAAGAGGATATTCAATTTACGATTCGTGCTCGTCTTACTCAAGATCTATTCCCTGGGATTCCAAAGTCCCTACAGGGAGAGAGAAAGATTCTTGGGAAGCTTTTAAAAGTGACTGAAGAAACAATTACGGTTTTAAGCCATGATTATGAATTAACTTTAAAATACGAAGATATAAAAAAAGCAAATTTAGAGCCCGAGCTTAATCTCGAATAG
- a CDS encoding GNAT family N-acetyltransferase: MIIKGQKLSEVDHKTLENLKALDRAQFPFPWSEKSWEQAQLVDEYIVFYNVDVTCFCLFLMSPLEKLAHLLKITVSQSDRGKGLGKELLRSAFVQFRVQGFERSILEVETLNAPAIALYERCGFKKIHLHKKFYSNGADAHIMEIYL, from the coding sequence ATGATTATTAAGGGACAAAAACTTAGCGAAGTTGACCACAAGACACTTGAGAACCTCAAGGCTCTTGACCGTGCACAATTCCCCTTTCCTTGGAGTGAGAAGAGTTGGGAGCAGGCCCAACTCGTTGATGAGTATATTGTCTTTTATAATGTAGATGTAACTTGTTTTTGTTTGTTTTTAATGAGTCCACTAGAGAAGCTCGCCCATCTATTAAAAATAACTGTTTCACAGAGTGATAGGGGAAAGGGCCTTGGAAAAGAGTTATTGCGCTCTGCGTTTGTGCAGTTTAGGGTTCAGGGATTTGAGCGATCAATATTGGAAGTTGAGACTCTCAATGCGCCGGCGATAGCCCTTTATGAGAGGTGTGGCTTCAAGAAAATTCATTTGCACAAAAAGTTCTATTCAAATGGTGCAGATGCCCATATAATGGAAATATACTTATAA
- a CDS encoding winged helix-turn-helix domain-containing protein — protein MMNENLEMNSRQQEADTSIAFYEFNDQFIPTDDSLSKREIGRSFYQLGKLHYDKSDLDAAEENFLKSLKCAERPRDIFSIFKILGFLIRISSEKLDDEKATAYIAHAEELVDDLTKVLGSLNAEYFYNVGIVKNYSGKFQEAYDNFQFAYKKSKEENEPDILAKTLLALSNNCYNRKDYKGALDYLSQLNQLLAIIKKDYLSGAMYLFSAKVYLEVEDFENSLKFFKLANETLQTKKCWNLFGYILLGKGNVYKNMGDFDRALEYFNLASESIDPNVFKRLSNLLKSEIEEVNDSSVDLYLDRNNRKIKERSLGSIDFKHRFVLLEILFLLAKNPGEYFDKEQLAKSIWKDEYNPLIHDKLIYTSVSRLRKLIEPKAAKGEKRKYIIRGKDGYTFNPSAKIRFHMETKNVDDKTIANVELSSPV, from the coding sequence ATGATGAACGAGAACTTAGAGATGAATTCAAGGCAACAAGAAGCCGATACATCCATCGCATTCTACGAGTTCAATGACCAATTTATACCGACAGATGACTCTCTTTCTAAGAGGGAGATTGGTAGATCATTTTATCAGCTAGGTAAACTACATTACGATAAATCTGATTTAGATGCCGCTGAAGAAAACTTTTTAAAGTCTCTAAAGTGCGCAGAGAGACCGAGAGATATCTTTTCCATTTTTAAAATTCTTGGTTTCTTAATTAGAATCTCTTCTGAGAAGCTAGACGACGAAAAGGCCACTGCCTATATTGCTCACGCTGAAGAGCTAGTAGACGATCTTACTAAAGTTCTTGGCAGTTTAAATGCTGAGTACTTCTACAATGTTGGGATCGTAAAAAATTATAGTGGAAAGTTTCAAGAAGCCTATGACAACTTTCAATTCGCATACAAGAAATCTAAAGAAGAAAATGAACCTGATATCCTTGCTAAAACTCTCTTAGCTCTTTCAAATAATTGCTATAATAGAAAAGACTATAAAGGTGCGCTTGATTATCTAAGCCAACTTAATCAACTTCTTGCTATTATTAAGAAAGATTACTTGAGTGGAGCGATGTATCTCTTCTCGGCCAAGGTTTATTTAGAGGTCGAAGATTTTGAAAACTCTCTAAAATTCTTTAAGTTGGCCAACGAAACTCTTCAGACTAAGAAGTGTTGGAACTTATTTGGTTATATTCTCCTTGGAAAAGGAAATGTTTATAAGAATATGGGTGACTTCGATAGAGCGCTTGAGTACTTCAATCTTGCAAGTGAATCGATCGATCCGAATGTATTCAAAAGATTATCTAATCTTCTTAAAAGTGAAATCGAAGAAGTTAATGATTCAAGTGTAGATCTATATCTCGATAGAAATAATAGAAAGATTAAAGAGAGATCACTTGGTTCAATTGACTTTAAGCATAGATTTGTTCTTCTTGAGATACTCTTCTTACTTGCTAAGAACCCAGGTGAGTACTTTGATAAGGAACAGCTTGCAAAGTCAATATGGAAAGATGAATATAATCCACTTATCCATGACAAACTTATTTATACAAGTGTTTCTAGACTAAGAAAGCTAATTGAGCCAAAAGCTGCTAAAGGGGAGAAGCGCAAGTATATCATCCGTGGAAAAGACGGTTATACTTTCAATCCAAGTGCAAAAATTAGATTCCACATGGAGACTAAAAACGTTGACGATAAAACTATTGCTAACGTTGAGTTGAGTTCTCCTGTATAA
- the thrS gene encoding threonine--tRNA ligase, protein MAKFDLDTIRHSTAHLMAQAISRVFPDTHIQFGIGPVIEHGFYYDVDMDHRLVDEDLEKIEAEMQNLIKENLSIERKVMSRTEALDFFKDKNDELKQDLINSFEDDAEISCYQQGEFIDLCRGPHVESTGQLPKFFKLLNIAGAYWRGDENNKMLQRVYAACFNDKKQLKAHLNFLEEAKKRDHRKLGKDLELFHFNSVAPASPFFMPKGAFVYNRLIEFMREIYRKYDYQEVITPQILDSDLWHTSGHYEHYKENMYFSRIDEREYAVKPMNCPCHMLMFKHYKYSYRDLPMRYADFGRLHRYEKAGAVTGLTRVRTFCQDDAHIFIDMDGIQDEITKLMEMFFICYEHFGFTGIKVNLSTRPEKKSGDDATWDKAENALEEALKKSGHEYFIKEGDGAFYGPKIDVEIADALGRYYQLGTIQLDFQLPERFGLSYTNAQGNDERPVVIHRALLGSLERFFGVYLEHVAGVFPFWLAPEQAVIVPVNNEFHLDFANKLQSELFAMGLRVKVDDRNESMGYKTRQIQKSKAPFMIVIGDREMENNSVSLRKHGEKKTESLTIEELKKLFSELDAEFIPAKLRQS, encoded by the coding sequence ATGGCCAAATTTGACCTCGATACTATTAGACACTCAACTGCACACCTTATGGCCCAGGCCATCTCTAGAGTGTTCCCAGATACCCATATTCAATTTGGTATTGGACCAGTGATCGAGCACGGATTCTACTATGATGTGGACATGGATCACCGTCTAGTAGATGAGGACCTTGAGAAAATTGAAGCAGAAATGCAGAATCTTATTAAAGAGAATCTCTCTATTGAGAGAAAGGTCATGTCCAGAACAGAGGCCCTAGACTTTTTTAAGGACAAAAATGACGAATTAAAACAAGACCTCATCAATAGTTTTGAAGATGATGCTGAAATTTCTTGTTACCAACAAGGTGAGTTTATTGACCTTTGCCGTGGTCCACACGTTGAGAGCACTGGTCAACTACCAAAGTTCTTTAAGCTTTTAAATATTGCTGGAGCCTATTGGCGCGGAGATGAGAATAATAAAATGCTTCAAAGAGTATATGCCGCGTGCTTTAACGATAAGAAGCAATTAAAGGCGCACTTAAACTTTTTAGAAGAGGCAAAGAAAAGAGATCATAGAAAACTTGGTAAAGACTTAGAGCTCTTTCACTTCAACTCTGTTGCTCCAGCTTCACCATTTTTCATGCCAAAGGGAGCGTTTGTCTACAATAGACTTATTGAGTTCATGAGAGAAATCTACAGAAAGTATGATTATCAAGAAGTCATCACTCCACAGATCCTCGACTCCGATCTCTGGCACACAAGTGGACACTACGAACACTACAAAGAAAATATGTACTTCTCTAGAATTGATGAAAGAGAATATGCCGTTAAACCAATGAATTGTCCGTGCCATATGCTCATGTTCAAACACTATAAGTACTCTTATAGAGATTTACCTATGAGATATGCTGACTTTGGAAGGTTACACCGCTATGAAAAGGCCGGTGCCGTAACTGGTTTAACGAGAGTGAGAACTTTCTGCCAAGATGATGCCCATATCTTTATCGACATGGACGGAATTCAAGATGAGATCACAAAGCTTATGGAGATGTTCTTCATCTGTTACGAGCACTTTGGATTTACTGGTATAAAAGTTAATCTCTCTACAAGACCAGAGAAGAAGTCTGGTGACGATGCCACTTGGGATAAGGCCGAAAACGCACTAGAAGAAGCACTTAAAAAGAGTGGTCATGAATACTTTATTAAAGAAGGCGACGGAGCATTCTACGGGCCAAAGATTGACGTAGAAATTGCTGACGCCCTTGGAAGATATTATCAGCTTGGAACGATACAATTAGACTTTCAACTTCCTGAGAGATTTGGCCTAAGCTATACAAATGCGCAAGGAAATGACGAGAGACCTGTTGTTATTCACAGGGCCCTTCTCGGATCACTAGAGAGATTCTTTGGTGTCTATCTTGAACACGTTGCTGGCGTATTCCCATTCTGGCTCGCTCCAGAACAGGCCGTAATCGTGCCAGTAAATAATGAATTCCACCTAGACTTTGCAAATAAACTTCAAAGTGAATTATTTGCTATGGGTCTTAGAGTAAAAGTAGACGATAGAAATGAATCGATGGGCTATAAGACGAGACAAATTCAAAAGTCTAAGGCGCCATTCATGATCGTTATTGGCGACAGAGAGATGGAAAATAATAGCGTCTCTTTGAGAAAGCACGGCGAAAAGAAAACTGAATCATTAACGATTGAAGAATTGAAGAAGCTCTTCAGTGAACTTGATGCAGAATTTATACCTGCAAAATTGAGACAAAGTTAA
- a CDS encoding D-alanine--D-alanine ligase, which produces MKNILLLCGGGGSEHEVSLRSANYIYDELEKVNLYNVFKVEIKANGDRVDHHGQLCELRKAGELYYPSSDQTHKLDFAIPCIHGPPGENGVIQSIFELMGLPYLGCSPEPSQTCFNKVSTKLWLDALKVPNTPYIYLSDESRESISAAEEFFNANKDVYIKAASQGSSVGCYHVTSLEDLESTILSAFKFSEYVLIERTLKARELEVSAFEYNNEVVITAPGEIICPDGFYDYDQKYSNDSATKTEVNAKGLSAEQINDIKSYSLKAFKGLKLRHLSRIDFFLTEEGKVYLNEINTFPGMTSISMFPKMMENHGVKFSEYLRKIIEEST; this is translated from the coding sequence ATGAAGAATATTCTGCTCTTATGCGGAGGCGGCGGTAGTGAACACGAAGTCTCACTACGCTCTGCCAATTATATCTACGACGAATTAGAGAAAGTTAATCTCTACAATGTCTTTAAAGTTGAAATCAAGGCCAATGGCGACCGAGTCGATCATCATGGCCAATTGTGCGAACTTAGAAAAGCGGGTGAACTCTATTACCCAAGTAGTGATCAAACCCATAAATTAGACTTTGCCATTCCTTGTATTCACGGTCCTCCGGGAGAGAATGGAGTCATTCAATCAATATTTGAATTAATGGGTCTTCCCTATTTGGGTTGCTCTCCAGAGCCTAGCCAAACGTGCTTTAATAAAGTGAGCACTAAATTGTGGCTCGATGCTCTGAAGGTTCCCAATACCCCCTATATTTATCTAAGCGATGAATCGAGAGAAAGTATTTCTGCTGCAGAAGAATTCTTCAACGCAAATAAAGACGTTTATATTAAAGCTGCAAGTCAGGGCTCCTCTGTTGGCTGTTACCATGTAACTAGTCTTGAGGATTTAGAGAGTACAATTCTCTCTGCCTTTAAGTTCTCTGAGTATGTTTTAATCGAAAGAACTCTAAAGGCCAGAGAACTCGAAGTAAGTGCTTTCGAATATAATAATGAAGTCGTCATAACGGCCCCTGGTGAAATTATTTGCCCAGATGGTTTTTACGACTACGATCAAAAATACTCAAATGACAGCGCTACTAAAACAGAGGTTAATGCCAAAGGTCTATCAGCAGAGCAAATCAATGATATTAAATCCTATTCGCTCAAGGCTTTCAAAGGTCTAAAGCTTAGACACTTATCGCGCATAGACTTCTTTCTTACAGAAGAGGGCAAAGTATATCTTAACGAGATCAATACTTTCCCAGGTATGACATCAATCTCTATGTTTCCAAAAATGATGGAAAATCATGGAGTAAAATTCTCAGAATATCTAAGAAAAATTATAGAGGAATCCACATAA